The following nucleotide sequence is from Acyrthosiphon pisum isolate AL4f chromosome A2, pea_aphid_22Mar2018_4r6ur, whole genome shotgun sequence.
aataataatatttgctgaTGTGATTTAAGACTCAAGTCGGTATTCAAGACTATAGTCAGTAATAAGAAAATGATAATGCTTTTGAAATATTCTGGACCTGGGAGACTATATAGGCGGGACTGTGAGAACATTATAATTTCCAAATGCTGTGTGGAATTATTTTAAGGTTAAGcacataatacatacctaaattatatttattattcatattatcctcatataaattattttattacacaatgtagcctattattgatatatttttttttattactcgcGTTAATATCGAGAatgattataaatcataataattatcataaatgtttattactaatattaaaatatacatttattagcaATTTAtggaaattgaaataatatttatattaggtactctgAATAGCCTATTAAATAGTctgcctaataataataagtaggttagGTACAAGtaactaaatacctaatagCATGGTATTGATCCATTAAAAgtgatttatagaaatataatatgcaacggggtctaatttattataggtaggtaactttgatttattatataatacattcaacgtacgtttatttaattattgtatgtatacctaatagataatattcatattattttatagtttatagatcCTGAGTGGAGCTAGATTTTGagtgtatttattgtttttacgaTTATGTAAGAGTTTTGTAGTGGCTATCGTCACTTAGTGGAGCAGAAAATAAACTTCAACCactattttatgttgttttctCGACTTCTCGTAGACAATTGGGGCTAATTGGTACAACAATTATTAGACTCTCAACAAGGTATTCAGTGGAACAAATgtacaactataattattataggcatatgcattttttcatttgttttaggtTTATGTCTacaaatatcgataaaaaaattgttggctgggtcaaaatacttgaaatagtAGTTAATGACTATTAAAGATACATACGTTTAaatacaagcatttaaagttaaataaaccACGGGCCAAGGAACATCAAGTAAATTCGGCGGCAAACGGTTAAAGAAGGCTGAAGCATTAAACGATAAACTGAAAAATAGAACCGAAGGCAATTAATAGTTTCCGACTCAACGTTGTCGCACATGTCTGTTATCGCATGACCCCGCGGTTTGaccgtttaaaaataataaatcatgataGCAGCGACCGATtgacgatatttattatttatctcaatattattattaatatgaatacaaaatacattttcacgATGATAAATTGTCCGTAAACCGAGTACATGATGTATATGTTGGATTGCTTATTGAATTTCATCCGCCGTGTTCTAGACACGATATTTTCTCGGCGCATCACGAATTCGCTGTTAATATTTGTTAAGACCAACACCGGCACTGTTGTGCCCGTGGGTCTGGACCCGAAATGGGAAGTCCGGGACGTCAAAGAGTTTGTCGCCCCCAAGTTGGGCATGACCCCCGAAGAGGTTTGCTTGCAACTCATTATACTCattatgtcatatattatattgctgcgtatcattttttttcttccactCGCGGCTTATGCTGTTGCTCTCGTAGTTGATGATCATATTTGCCGGCAAAGAACTACAAGATTCGGAATTATTGGAAGAGTATAATCTAGCAGAACAGACTGTGTTACATGCTGTTAAGTCCAGGCGCAGGTCGTTTAAACGCAAGCCACGTGTATCTACATGCATAGAAGAAGACGAAGAGTTTGATGATACAAAACGTGCAGCTGTAAACTTTTATGTGTACTGCACTTCACCTTGTGCCAATACAACCGTTGGCAAAATCCGTGTGAGATGTTTCAAATGTAAGAGTGGTGCATTTACTGTGGACGGTGACCCAAAAAATTGGAATGATGTGCTCAAACCTAAAAGAATTACAGGACATTGTGAGATATCTCAATGTacagtatgtatttttaaatttaattttatgccattgatttgttattatttttcaattgttaatATTCTAAGGACGGGGAAGTAGGATGGTCAGagttttatttcaaatgttCTGAACATGTTACCAAAGGTGAAAATGATGAAGCAGTGGCACtacatttaattagaaataatttgcaTGATATTCAATGTCTAGCTTGTACTGATgtcaggtaatattattttactatttctaaGGTAAGGActtattgtatgtttttatagaTCAAAAGTATTTGTATATCCATGTGATGATGGCCATGTAACCTGCTTAGAATGTTTTTGTGAGTATGCAGTTAGCCGACTTAGAGAAAGAAgatttgtatttgataataatattggttacACACTACCATGCCCAGTTGGTTGCCCTAATAGTTTAATTAACCAGCCCTATCATTTTAAAGTGTTAAGCAAAGATCATGTAAGTTCCATTAAGCATGTAACAATGTAATATGGATTGATATATCAATGACAAAATCAAACGAGTATGAGAATTATCTTCTTTTGATAATACCCaaatattcatatacctatagcctaaatgtttatttattgtatttttaaatgctattataattaacaacaaaTCATTTACTTATATCATATTCATGGTTTTGCTATTGACATACACAGAATATACATTATGTTCTTATGTCACattaaattttctaaagtttttacatattttttagtttgaaatGTATGAAAGGTTTGCAACTGAAGAATATGTGCTCAAGAATGGTGGTGTTTTATGTCCTCAACCCAATTGTGGTGCAGGTATACTTGTCGATGATGACTGTGACAAAGTGTCGTGTATTAATGGATGCGGGGTAATACTGTTTACAGGAATTTTCATTTAGAAAAGATTCTAAAGTGAactgttttctaaattttagtATGTGTTTTGTAAGAAATGTCTCCAAGGTTATCATATTGGTGAATGTCTTCCAAAAGAAGAGCAATTAATTATCGATATTACTGGTTATTCAGTTGACCCTAAGCTAGTTTCacaggtatacaaatatacaatattgattaataataataatatcttatatactcaataaaaataatttaattatcaatattttagtcTAAATGGGATGACGCAAGCAAAGTAAAGATCAAAGTTTCTACAAAACCTTGTCCAAAATGCCGTACGGCCACCGAACGAGatggtagatattatattatttctgtattttatatattatattatttcctttattttttttaaggaggATGTATGCACATGGTATGTACACGGTGTTCATTTCCTTGGTGTTGGTTGTGTCAGACAGAATGGACAAGGGAGTGTATGGGGAGCCACTGGTTCAGTTAATACATTGTATTCAGTTTTTCAGTATTTGTATGTAAATCTCTTAATTCTCTtaactttttattgttatacaatattatttttataaatgatgtCTTAGTACCTAACCTTTTTTTCTGCAtccaatattgttaattatctaataaaaatgtgtaaatctatatttttgtcatggtctatttattactattaaagaGTCTATGGACCatcatattaattaactaaatacaacttatttcatataatattatttacaattgcatactattaagatttaagataatataacctaacctaacctccaCGCAATATTTTTTCAGCCGACAGTCcttcatgaaatatttctatGCTATCAATCACTGATGAAAGTTGAAAGATAGTGAATGTCGCTCTACATCAACcgctaaattatatttcaatttataacatcattaatattacgttttttaacaacaatattttcctagttaaaatttaatttaattttcagacttgaaaagttattaaataaagataacaTACCTATACTCTGATCAAGTTAAGAAATAAAGTTGGCGGTCGACTTGTGTGCAGGGACGAGGCAATACTACACGGCAAGACGCTGGTATACAGATAATTGACTGAGTGGGAGTGACAAATGTGTATTGCCTGACTGCAGCCCGACAAAAACTGGTTGGCGCAAACTACGTTTCTTAACAGAGTATAAGTCCAAAactttgttttttgattttttctttaatatatataactacttaattgatttttttataaaatttccattttcaagACTATTtacgtttcaaaaatatatgacaatttataaaaatactaaattataaatcataatttttaacacgcactcacaatattttaataattcacattcTTGACATTTTAGGAAATGGAGATCCTCTCTAATCATGGTTCCACTCATAACACTCATAGATGgcaatttgtcaatttttttttttaaattttttatttatttatgaatggGCTGGAGCCCAatagtacaatacaatattttaataatatatttgaacaaaataacataacagTTACGCAAGCAAACAATACAATGGAACAAAAAacaaatggaaaatatataaaaaacaaaagtaaaaatattagcaaaaaatgaatttatttggtGTTTCATCCAAAATGTTCAAGGTAACATCCAAGGTTCCCCAATGCGGACACTTATCCCTCTTATTATTTAACCTTTTTATTAACAGGTACAGTTTTTTCTAAATTCTTCATcttattgtattttactattcaCTGACGATACTATGCTCTTTGCTAGGGTACCTTCAACAATTgtcattaaatagttttataatctGGTGTAAAATGATTTAGCCTAACTCAATGAAGATAAATGTAAATTCATGTCCTTTTTCAGATTTAGAActgttatatattacaatattatactcttaaCGGGACACCTCTAATGTGGGTCCTATACACTAAAGATCTTGCATTCATATTATGCTCACAACTTTATCCTTTAGATcccatatagattatatttccTGCAAGAAACTAAGGATTTTAGGATTTAATCGACGTCATACAACTGAATTCAACTCAATACATAATTTAGTTGCTTTATACTCGTATCTATATTGTTCATTGTTAGATCAATATTAGATTACAGattgatagttattatttattagtttggAATCTATTCTTTCGGGTCAAGATGAAACTTGTCAAACGAGTTCAATCTCAAtttatttcaactaaaaatttACCACCTTTAGCACAACAACTACTTGACAGCCATGAGAATATTAAAACTCTGTTCACTAGAAAATAGTCAGAAAACACGGAccaattaattttgttcaaccTACTTCAATGGAAGCTGACAAATCCAGACTCCTTGAGCGTACAAGTTTACGTGTACCAAGTGTTCATACCAGATCACAAGAGCCATTCCTCTTTCCCATTTCAAGATCCAACTTTTAAATGAACGATCCCTTAGTCAGAACCATgcatactttaaataataataatattgatctttggcattaatataaatttcttttGTTTTGTCTCTCTTATTAAATTAACACTTGTCATTATTTTACTGTGAtatctacttatatatatatttttatttaaattgtcaatacCTGTGTTAAAAGCCATCTGgcgtaaatttataaaatagaaaaataattaatcttggTTATATTagaaaagtttatttaaaatgtgatgatattttaaatttaaaaagaaatgacaattattagtaaataacaaaatactaaaatatataatttaaaaaaatatacaaaatacttttttaggtacagatataatttttttattcacaggCAAATCgaaaaattgtaaatcaatacctaatattaatttatttcataaaatttgcaatttgtttttctatagaAATCTATAGAAAAATAGATCAAGTTTACCATAATtcttataatgaaaataaagtcatatagatatttaaaataaaaattacataaaactaaaatgttatattatatcattttataagttGTGTAGGGTGACTACAACAATATTGACATATTTCTTCGAAAAAAAGacttaatatattagatttcAAGATTGTTTTGGCATCAATTTGTtgtttaatctaaaaaaagataaaaagtaCTTTAACATAGTGATGAATGATGAGATAAGagctataaatttataaattcaagttagacttagttattaaaaaaaatatctgtttcACAACTTAAAACAgtgatataatacaaataagttGATTAGTACACTTTTATCATAGCAAACACTGAATATACAGTGCAGCAAACAAGTTGATCTTTATAAACGATCTGCaattaatttaaagtacctatgttcataatatacttgaatatgaaatacatatttatgaagtcgtaagtactataaaatattgattattattgatatgaTGTATCAATGAGACTATGAGAGTAAATACCAAACATACTGAAGAATTTTTATGTGAAATACTCAAATTTGACaaggcataatattaataactattagttATACTGACAttgagtattatttaaaatatattaaaataatatgttaacataaGATATTTTACTTTACCGAAAATCTGGTAGCAATAAACAAGACTACATTGgctaaaacattattataattataaatgtaacgagttgataaaaaattattagatatgtGGGACtccataataatacattacaaatgTAAGCCGACACATGAGTCTTGATATGTTTatggatattatactattatagtaaaagATGATAACTGTATGATTTACaccattatcatataattacttCTGTTTTGTTTCTGTAGCCACCCATTATCAATTAGCTGCTTCGCAGGCGTCAACCCAATCGTTATATATGTCAACTGGTTCTGATAAAAAGCTGGTAGTCGTTTGAAATGATTCAAGGCAAACACGACAATACACTTTCCCCACGTTTCGACTTTTGTCCCTGCAATAATGTAATCATAGACAGgtgttattaattcaaaattgtgtACGACTACAAACATGGGTTAATACAGATTAAGGAGTatcattaaattactataagttttacaattataacatagCATTAGTTATGTATTGCATTTCGACATGGCAATAGCTGAAAACCTATTGACGGCGATACTTACATTTTGACTTCGCAAGATTTTTCGTGATTGCAAAACGGACAATTAAACTGCGTGTCCAGAGGCTCAATAGCCTTCCTTTTCGCGGGCGGCTTTCTTTTACTCTTCCTTCGACCCATCGCACTGGGTGACTGCTGACTGGGCGAGTGGACAACTCACGAAAAAAGATATACCTCCGAGAACTTGGAGTTTCGTTGTATCACGGAcaggatatttaaaaaaaaaaaatgttaaacttctGTTAGTTTTATGTGTTAATTATTTCTCACAAcgacataattcataattattgtaagttcATCAATATTCAATTACAAATCGGGATAGACTGTAAccagtaaaaaactaaaaacgtcaaaacaaatttaacaagtAACAATGGAAAATATCTCTAAAgtctaaaaacagatttagaATTTTCCAGGTACCACCGTAGTACCATCTAGCCCAAATTTCCTGACATCAAAATCCGGAGACTGAGACCAGAAATCTAATTTCTtaacaatgtttaaataatcTCACGTTTATGTTATAAACATATCTTCTGGAAATATAGAACAAATAATCGAATGCCGGCGCCCGGCGGTTGATAAACGCTACAGTGTGGACaaccatagatatattataagcatataattAAGACGAGCTAAAAAGTAAACCACAAAAAtggatacctattatattatttgaaaacctCGTAATttcaaatagatattatatttcaaagcaTATTGCTATTTGTTACagtgaaaatatattcaaaaatcaaaaactgaGCCGACGAAATTTTGCCAAAATGTGAACCCCAACACGCCACTACTGGATTCACGGGTTCCaaactgatattataaatattataatgatatacattatagattataccacggactaagataggtacctatagttcaaATGGGTATATTTTAGTCCATGCATTATACAGCGTGTTAATTAATTGGGAAATGGAAAGTCAGTAGCCTCTAATTCGAAATATAATACAGAATGCAGATATTTTAGTgccattttttatatatagtataatagaccAAATAATGGATCTTTACCTTGGTCTAAAAAGTAAAGTTCAAATAACcctcaaaatcttttttttgatttcttaaaatttgaaaacaatcattttatagagtaatttatttgtaatatagaGAAAAAGACAGTTTTGAAATcggttgaattttaaattaatgaaagcaacttatgttttcaaaaataaagcaTAAATTcatagttatagtattatttttaaattgtattgtttttactttaataactataatactaatttatcaGGCACCTAATAAAGAACAACTCGATGAAATTGTACATAatcattttgatttgttttataatattattttacccttTGAGTATAGCTGtgttttgtaaaaacaataaaaaactaattagaaattagaaaagaCGCGTTTATACCTACGTCTTTGCTAAAAATCGTTAGTGAAAAATACGATCCAcgctcttaatttttttttcaattcatattCCCAAGTTGCACCCTGAATTGCATTTACATATTCCAAAGCTGATCCTCAAACTTCAAAGGGTTAATATATTCACCAATCACCATAATGTGCTACGGAGAAGTCAATTTTACAGGCATATGATCTTTGAAACGAAATTAgagctataattaaaataaacgtgttGCTGAGAATATCTCGCACACTTttgaaataactattatagtattatatagacaaatttttcatttgagccttttaccattttatattttacttatttccTTTCActataatcatttatcaccatCTTAAATTGTGAACAGTGGGCACGGACGCACGGTTGTATGCTTGTGTACTTGTATCACATAATAGGTTTCACCTTtagattatatactatattatgatcaaaGGTTTCACCCtttaacctattataatttataatttatataaataggtcaATGGTTTCACATAATATGCTGtggttgtatacttgtataacaTCAAGATATATctacaaccataatattattatcagataaCAAAGCATCCCaggcattatataatatcatatatattgttctatgataatatttacatattatatttttctattctaTACGTCATGGTCATGGTTGATAGTTgttgatgtttttaatttatgcgATGTCCatgatattaaaatcataaaaactaatattgaacattattgatactatattatttaaactagttataaagttatttttttttgtgttattagttatataatgtaataacaatatttactaattatagcGTTATTCTAACTTCTAAgacttaattttgtttattatacgtTTTCTCTTACCTCTCGTATATtctttattagtaaataatttgacactaATACATTTCATATGGAGAAGACATCAGATACAATAATTAAGGAACTATTCAACTCTTTGGAGCAGAAAGTGCCTTATGTTCCTGAATCAGATGTAAAGTCTACTAAGTCGATGGTGGATTCCATTAAGAAACACAAACGACATGataaatctaaaaaacataaaaaacacaaGAAAAAATCGAAGAAATCCAAAAAGAAAAAACGTCATACAAGGTCCAATTCACTAGACGATTACATAGTGTTGAAACTCAAGAAGGATAAGCTAGAAGAAGCC
It contains:
- the LOC100166503 gene encoding E3 ubiquitin-protein ligase parkin encodes the protein MMYMLDCLLNFIRRVLDTIFSRRITNSLLIFVKTNTGTVVPVGLDPKWEVRDVKEFVAPKLGMTPEELMIIFAGKELQDSELLEEYNLAEQTVLHAVKSRRRSFKRKPRVSTCIEEDEEFDDTKRAAVNFYVYCTSPCANTTVGKIRVRCFKCKSGAFTVDGDPKNWNDVLKPKRITGHCEISQCTDGEVGWSEFYFKCSEHVTKGENDEAVALHLIRNNLHDIQCLACTDVRSKVFVYPCDDGHVTCLECFCEYAVSRLRERRFVFDNNIGYTLPCPVGCPNSLINQPYHFKVLSKDHFEMYERFATEEYVLKNGGVLCPQPNCGAGILVDDDCDKVSCINGCGYVFCKKCLQGYHIGECLPKEEQLIIDITGYSVDPKLVSQSKWDDASKVKIKVSTKPCPKCRTATERDGGCMHMVCTRCSFPWCWLCQTEWTRECMGSHWFS
- the LOC100574680 gene encoding transcription elongation factor 1 homolog, coding for MGRRKSKRKPPAKRKAIEPLDTQFNCPFCNHEKSCEVKMDKSRNVGKVYCRVCLESFQTTTSFLSEPVDIYNDWVDACEAAN